GGAGCGAGGGTGTTTTGGGACCCTAGAGTAAAAGCTGTGATTATATACACTCCAAACGAAAGAGCGTATTTTGATGAAGATCTTGCAGAAGAACAAGGATGGATTGAAAATTAGCCCAACAAAGAGGAAAATCTTAAGATAAGAAAAAAATGGAAAGGAGAATAAAAAAATGAACATCAAAAAAATTGTTTTAAGCGTACTTCTGTTAATGATGATGACAGGTGTGGCAGTGGCAAATTCAAATGAGCCTTCGATTCCTGTATTTGGTGGGCCGGATCAAGGGCGTGGCGGTGAATGGATAGGAGAAGTGGTTGAAGAACCTTTGATGAACTGGGATACTGCAACAGATGGAATGGCAGGGAGGGAGACGGTAGGAGTAGTAATAGATGATTTAGGTATTAAATTTCCTGATGCACAGCCCTACATCAATGAGGATAACCGAACCATGGTACCCGTAAGATTCATTGCCGAAGCTCGCCATATTGAGGCAGATGTTAGCTGGAATCCCTTCACCCGAACCGTCACCATCGAAAAACCAAACAGTGACGGAAAAACCCAAACCGTCATTAAGCTAAAAGTGGGTGAAAACAAGGCATTGGTAAATGGTCAGGAGGTCACTTTCGATACAAAAGCCGTCATCAAGGATGACAGAACCATGGTGCCGTTAAGGTTTGTCGCAGAAACGCTGGGAGCGAGGGTGTTTTGGGACCCTAGAGTAAAAGCTGTGATTATATACACTCCAAACGAAAGAGCGTATTTTGATGAAGATCTTGCAGAAGAACAAGGATGGATTGAAAATTAGCCCAACAAAGAGGAAAATCTTAAGATAAGAAAAAAATGGAAAGGAGAATAAAAAAATGAACATCAAAAAAATTGTTTTAAGCGTACTTCTGTTAATGATGATGACAGGTGTGGCAGTGGCAAATTCAAATGAGCCTTCGATTCCTGTATTTGGTGGGCCGAATCAAGGGCGTGGCGGTGAATGGATAGGAGAAGTGGTTGAAGAACCGTTGATGAACTGGGATACTGCAACAGATGGAATAAAAAGGGATAATAGTGTAAGCGTATCAATAGATGACGTTGGTATTGATTTTCCCGATGCACAACCCTACATCAATGAGGATAACCGAACCATGGTACCCGTAAGGTTTATTGCCGAAGCCCGTCACATTGAGGCAGATGTCAGTTGGAATCCATTCACCCGAACCGTCACCATCGAAAAACCAAACAGTGACGGGAAAACCAAAACTGTCATTAAGCTAAAAGTGGGCGAAAACAAGGCACTGGTAAATGGTCAGGAGGTCACTTTCGATACAAAAGCTGTCATCAAGGATGACAGAACCATGGTGCCGCTGAGGTTTGTCGCAGAAACCCTAGGAGCAAGAGTGTTTTGGGAGCCAAGAGTAAAGGGAGTTATTATATACACTCCACTAACCAGGTCATACTTTAAAGAAAATATTGCTGAAGTAAATGGATGGATTGAAAATTAGCCCAACGATAAGGTTGGGTTTTTGTTTTAGAAGGAGGAGAAAAATTGAAAAATTTTAAGGAAAATCTTATTTTGTTGTTGGTTTTCGTTGGTTTGGCTTCTGGATTTCTATTTGTAGTCGATTCCCAGCCGATTGCCCAAAGCGATTGGGCTCCAGTCGAGCCTCCTGTGTCAGACGATTGGAACACCTATGGAGCAAATAATCAAAGAACACGGACGGTATCAGATTTTCAGCTTCAGCCCCCTTTGCAGTTTAAAGCAAAACTGGATATTGGTTGGTCGGTCTCCCAAACCATAGCGGTGGGGGACTATTTTTATGCCGTTGCGGCAGTCCCAGACACCAATAACTTCTTTGAACTGCCTAGAGGAACGTATTTTTACCGGATTCCGGTGAGTGCCGGGGAATTTAAGCCTGGGGATGACAAGGCGGCATATAAGCAAGATATAATCCAAAAGGGAGCACGTGCTACTTGGTTGGGAGACTATGCCAAAACCTATTCTCATCCCACCTGGTCCCCGGAGAACAATGTTTTCTATATCGGGTATAACTCCGGAAATGCGTCTGAAGTATTGGCAGTCAGTGCAGATTTAAGCGAAATACTGGGGAGTTACTCTGTTGGAGAAGAAATCGTGGGTGCCCCCCATGCTTTCCCCGGTGACTTGGTAGTCGTTGGAGCGTTTGATGCCAAGATTCATGCGATTAAGGGGTTGAAAACGAAAAATCAGACTGGGGAGGGTTATTATCGTACTTATTCCCTTGACGACACTTATTCCAATGCCGAAATATCCAGTTCCACATCAGAAGTTTCGGTCAATCCCAATCGGTTTGTTGTGACGTTAAACTATCGCGGCTCTTCCCGTGCAGGATTGGTAGGGATGTTTGAAGTAACCGACCCTGGTGGAAATGAGAAGCCGATAATCTCCCGGGTATGGCCAAATGACTTTAAAGCAGATACCGGGGTTCCAACCAATGCGGTGTATGAAGATAACGGAATTTACTTTTCGGATAAGAACGGGACATTTTACAGATTATGGCCATCTGACGGTTCGTTAATATGGAAAAAATCCTATGGATACATGACACTTGTCAACAACTCTCCAGCCATGGGGGAAACCAATATTTACTTTCCTGTACGCCGACCAGGGATGCTGATTGGCCTCAAGAAAGAAGATGGTTCCCTGGTATTTAAGGCTGGATCAGGAAAAGACAAAAACGGAAATCCCGTTGACCCGGATATCTCCACGGGAAATGATGTGGCCAATGATGCAACGGTTTGGAAAGCTTCAGACGGTAGAGCGTTTGTATTCTACGGGGATACGAAGGGACAGCTTATTTTCCTGGATTATGACGGCAACCGAACAGAGGTTGCCTTTGATTGGACAACCAACACATTGACCCGTTCATCGGTCAAGGCAACCAGTGACGGGAGCGTGCCGGGCGACTGGCAGGTGCAAGGGCAGGGGCTGGCAACGGAAATGATGCTCGCTAAAAATCATCTGGCATTCGGGGTGAACAAGGGGGATACCGGAGAGCTTTGGTTGTATACGGTTGGGAAATATGTCAATCTGTCACTTAGCTTGGACGGTACCAATCCCCTTGGCCGGATTTATCCGGGATCAAGCGTAAAAGTGAATGTATTAGTCTATAATCGAACCGATGCAAATGAACCTTTTGATACCGTGCTCAAATACCAGTTTGGAGATAATCCTCCAGTGGAACAAAGGGTTACAATTTATCCTTTGAGGGAATATCCGTATGGTCAGCCTCTTTCGGTCACATTTGACAATATGCCAAGGAATGAAGTGCCATATACCATTGAGATTAATCCTTACAGAAATGAGCCTGAAGAGATCAATTATGCGGATAATGTCATCACAGGAAAACTTTATCCGCAGATTCCTAATCTAATCATTAGTGACCTGCAAATGAGTGCCAATCCGCCAAAACAGGGAGAGGACTTAAGCCTTGCGGTGAATATTACCAATGAAAGGGGCTGGGATGGAAATATCACCACGGATTTGGTATGGAGAATCAATGGGGTGGAGGCTGGAAGAAGAGAAGGGATTGTTGTCCCGTATGATTCCACAACCACGGTTGATGGGATTATCATCAACAGCAATCAAAAGAAGCTAAATATTGAATTTGAGGTCAATCCCTCACGGGATAAGCCCTCTGGAGAAAGAAAGTGGGAAGATAATCTGTTACAGCAAACCATTTACTTTACCGATGACGTGGATTTATATGTGAAAAGTGTGGAAGGAGGCACTTACCAGCAAGATGAAACGGTAGTAACAAAAGTTCTCGTGGGCAGTGCCGGGTTTACATTTGAGCCAAAGGAAGCAAAAGTAAGGCTTTTATTAAACGGGCAGGAGCTGGGGAGTCGCACTGTAACTTTAGACCCGGGTGAGGAAAGAACGCTTTACTTCACCTGGACAGCCCAGAAAACCATGTCTGGAGGATCGTTGGTAGCCTCCATCAATTTTCCGCCGGAGTTCCCGGAAATCAATTACGGGAACAATCAGATGTCAGCCGGCGTGGATATTCAAGTGGTACTATCTGAAACGGATTGTGATCCGAATGATGTATATAATCAGGGATTGGTCAAAAAAGAAACAAGAACGCACACCAGGACGGAAACACATACTGATGCAGATGGGAATCGATATACAGAAGAACATGAGTATACACGCACCCACCGTTATTATGAGACCCTTGATGTAAGCATTATCAATGTGACTCCAAAAGAAACCAAAGCAGGATTTGGTTTCACCTTCGAGGTACGTACAGAATATCAGGATGATACAAACACCTATGACGGTCCGACAAGGGTAGTGGCATATTTTCCGACAGAAGATAATTTCGTTGGGAAAGAAGTGGAATTAGAACCCTTAAATCCAGTTGGAAGCTGGGTGAATACTTGGGTGTTGCCGGAAATTTATATTGAAGAATGGTCAGGGAATCTTTTCTACAAGAAGATGGATGTCAACCGTGATTTTGGAGATAAACTCCTTGATGGCGGACGGAAGTGGTATACGCCCTTTTCTTATCCTGATGGTCAGTACCGAATCAAAGTGATCGCCTATAATGCCGGAAAGAACGATTTGAGCGATTGTGACGAGGATTATGTCACAATTAAGGGATCTCCTTTTGACGATTACGTAAACAGATCCATTCTCCCTTATCATCCATTTCCGGCAGGGGTAGGTTCTAACTGGCAGGGTAAAGAGTGGATCATTGAGGATACAGTGGATTGGTATAACAGCGATCAATATCACAATCCCGAAGATGTCCCTCTTGATTATCCCAGAAAGATATTTTGGGTTGATGATGAGATGTTGGAAAAGATCAGGGAATATAATCGGTCGGTACCACTTGATGGCAGCCCCACCATGATTGATGATTTGGGGATTCCATACAGAGAAAATTAGGAAAGGGGAGAAGAGATGGCTTGGACAGGTAAATTTGCAATAGGATTGCTTATCATCGTTCTATTTACTTACTTTACGTTAGATATTGGATATATGCAGATTGCAGATATGGATAACGATACATCCTTGGAAAGGGCCGCAAAAGCGGCTCTTTCTCTTTCTGTCAATCGGGGGGTGTTGAGGGAATCTGAGCAGATGGTGATCAACGAGGAGATTTCTGACGAAGCCTTTTTAAGGTATTATGCGGAAAATGCCAATACCAAAAGCGGACTTCGACAGATACAAATTTTTGGCTTTTCAGCATATCCACCGATGCTTGCCGTGGAGTCATATACCACCGCCAAAAGTAATTTCTTGCAATTCACCAATACCTTCGATGGCGGAGATAAACAGTATACGGTGAGTCATAAAAAAGAAGAAGTCATTTTTGAATCTAAAAATTAAAAAAGCGAAGGAGAGTGTATGAGTGAAAATCAGCAAGTTTACAAAAAGAAAGATTATAGCCGTGATTGTTGCATTGTTAGTCGTGGGAGGGATATACCAGTACAATTCCCTCACGTTAGAAGAAGAAATGAATCCTGTAACGGTTGTCATTGCTCGGCAGGATATTCCGCCGCATACCGAAATTACGGAAAGTATGCTTTTTCAGAAGCTGGTCCCTGCCTCAACGGTTCCCCCGAATTCCATCATTGATCCAGATGAGATTATCGGAAAATGGACGGTTGAAGGGTATGGCATTGCAAAGAATTCGTATTTCTATGAAGGGAAAATTCTAACCAAAGATGAAATGCCGGATGCAGCCGTATTAAAGCTGGAGAAAAATGAAAAGGCCTTTTCGTTGTTGGTAGACTTGGAAACATCATCAGGGAATTCGATCATTCCCGGAGCCTACGTTGATCTGTATTTTGCAACCACACAAACAGAATCCAAAAAACCGTTAGTCGGCCGCATGTTCAAAAGGATTCGCGTGACATCGGTGAAAGACAGTAAGACCCAGGATGTTTTCAGCCCCCAAGAGTACACAGAAAGCAAAAAGAAAGATCCGTCTAAAGTGGCAACTTCAACGAATAATCCCAAGGCTTTAGCAAAACTGTATACACTCGCTGTTACCGAAGAGCAACTTGATTACCTGAACAAAGCGAAGATGTTGGGGAATATTATTCCGGTTGCAACCGGCACCAGCTTTCTTAAGATTGAAGATCAGGACAACTTGGAGAAACAACAAGCGGAGAAAGCGGACAACAATAGCGCGGATGAAGGTACGGATGAACTTGATCAATTGGAGTCTCTTACTCCTGAACAATTTATTCTCAAATGGATAGAAGAAAATAGCTATACGCTTGAAACGTTTCTTGAAGAACTGAAAAAAGAAAATCAACAAATAAAGGAGTGAAAAAATGAGTATTTTACTTGCTACTGGAAATCCGTTTTTAGACAACAGTCTGGAAGAATACTTTAAATGGGAACACAGGATTGAGTACCTTGAAGAGCTGGAGTTTATCGATCAGCGTTTTCCTGAAATACAGACCATCATTTTATCCATGTATATACCGTCTATTCACGATGAGAAGGATATCCATCGAAAATATAAAACCATTTGCTATCTTTTAAAGCAATTAAAAGCCTCCGGTATTCGGTTTATCGTTCTTGCCTCTGATGAGATTCCGTTTGAAGTGCTTGAACAAATATATTTACTGGATATATATGATCTCATCATCACTGACAATGGGGAAATTGACATATCTACAATTCTGGATAGAATTTACCATCCTAAAACAAAAGCGGAAGCAGAGAAAGAATTAATGAAATACCGTCCCAAGAAAGAGGATGTTAACCTGTATGAAGAAGAGGAAGAAGAAATTAAGGAAAAACAGAAGGAAGAACAGGCAGAAGAAAATAAAGGGTTTCTCTTCTTGAGTCAAAAAAACAAACCACTCGAAAGTACTGAAGAAGCAAGCAGAAGGCAAATTGCAGTTAAAGCAAATTACAGAGTCATTTCCAGAAAACAAGACCTATCATCAAAAGTTTCAATTCGGGATGTTTCCAAAGAAGAGTATGCGCATACCAGAATCGACGAGTCTAAATTAATCAGCTTTTGGTCAGCAGCACCCGGACAAGGAAAAAGGACCTTATCGCAGTCTTTGGCCAAAGTGATTGCTTCAAGAAACTATAAAGTTCTCTATGTTGAGCTGGATTACTTCTATCCTTCGTTTGCTTGGACGAGCGGACTCAGCCATCCAGCCAAAAATATCTTTCAATTAGCCATGCACGTGTCTGATCAAGATGAATTTGATTTAAAGCAATATGTTGCTAGTCCACGGGATGTTTTTGGAAGCCAAAAGCGAATTCAG
This genomic interval from Microaerobacter geothermalis contains the following:
- a CDS encoding DUF5411 family protein; translation: MAWTGKFAIGLLIIVLFTYFTLDIGYMQIADMDNDTSLERAAKAALSLSVNRGVLRESEQMVINEEISDEAFLRYYAENANTKSGLRQIQIFGFSAYPPMLAVESYTTAKSNFLQFTNTFDGGDKQYTVSHKKEEVIFESKN
- the cpaB gene encoding Flp pilus assembly protein CpaB; the encoded protein is MKISKFTKRKIIAVIVALLVVGGIYQYNSLTLEEEMNPVTVVIARQDIPPHTEITESMLFQKLVPASTVPPNSIIDPDEIIGKWTVEGYGIAKNSYFYEGKILTKDEMPDAAVLKLEKNEKAFSLLVDLETSSGNSIIPGAYVDLYFATTQTESKKPLVGRMFKRIRVTSVKDSKTQDVFSPQEYTESKKKDPSKVATSTNNPKALAKLYTLAVTEEQLDYLNKAKMLGNIIPVATGTSFLKIEDQDNLEKQQAEKADNNSADEGTDELDQLESLTPEQFILKWIEENSYTLETFLEELKKENQQIKE
- a CDS encoding copper amine oxidase N-terminal domain-containing protein, translating into MNIKKIVLSVLLLMMMTGVAVANSNEPSIPVFGGPDQGRGGEWIGEVVEEPLMNWDTATDGMAGRETVGVVIDDLGIKFPDAQPYINEDNRTMVPVRFIAEARHIEADVSWNPFTRTVTIEKPNSDGKTQTVIKLKVGENKALVNGQEVTFDTKAVIKDDRTMVPLRFVAETLGARVFWDPRVKAVIIYTPNERAYFDEDLAEEQGWIEN
- a CDS encoding copper amine oxidase N-terminal domain-containing protein is translated as MNIKKIVLSVLLLMMMTGVAVANSNEPSIPVFGGPNQGRGGEWIGEVVEEPLMNWDTATDGIKRDNSVSVSIDDVGIDFPDAQPYINEDNRTMVPVRFIAEARHIEADVSWNPFTRTVTIEKPNSDGKTKTVIKLKVGENKALVNGQEVTFDTKAVIKDDRTMVPLRFVAETLGARVFWEPRVKGVIIYTPLTRSYFKENIAEVNGWIEN
- a CDS encoding AAA family ATPase, translating into MSILLATGNPFLDNSLEEYFKWEHRIEYLEELEFIDQRFPEIQTIILSMYIPSIHDEKDIHRKYKTICYLLKQLKASGIRFIVLASDEIPFEVLEQIYLLDIYDLIITDNGEIDISTILDRIYHPKTKAEAEKELMKYRPKKEDVNLYEEEEEEIKEKQKEEQAEENKGFLFLSQKNKPLESTEEASRRQIAVKANYRVISRKQDLSSKVSIRDVSKEEYAHTRIDESKLISFWSAAPGQGKRTLSQSLAKVIASRNYKVLYVELDYFYPSFAWTSGLSHPAKNIFQLAMHVSDQDEFDLKQYVASPRDVFGSQKRIQQAISKIPPKLDFMALPSNFVVEEFPSIKSEQFIDHFIKGLKNLSYDAIILNLPNEIEHLFSFPVMLESDEIFNILTPHPGRIVRYGQLKKKLKNTPLNMTKWSTIFNQVHEEIQKDALDSFIQEESRMVVPFDPKRALLELDLSLGSPMIDKKMAELADMFGFIDTTVPEKKKKFLSLR